A window of the Tachyglossus aculeatus isolate mTacAcu1 chromosome 2, mTacAcu1.pri, whole genome shotgun sequence genome harbors these coding sequences:
- the ZCRB1 gene encoding zinc finger CCHC-type and RNA-binding motif-containing protein 1 — MSGGLAPSKSTVYVSNLPFSLTNNDLYRIFSKYGKVVKVTIMKDKDTRKSKGVAFILFLDKESAQNCSRTLNNKQLFGRVIKASIAIDNGRAAEFIRRRNYFDKSKCYECGETGHLSYACPKNMLGEREPPKKRDKKKKKKIVEPEEEIEEVEESEDEGEDPTLDSLSQAIAFQQAKVEEEQQHWKPTSGEPSTSDDSRRPRIKKSAYFSDEEELSD; from the exons ATGAGTGGTGGATTGGCACCAAGTAAAAGCACcgtgtatgtttccaacttgccCTTCTCACTGACAAACAATGACTTATATAGG ATATTCTCCAAGTACGGAAAAGTTGTGAA GGTTACCATTATGAAAGACAAAGATACAAGGAAAAGTAAAGGGGTcgcatttattttgtttttggatAAAGAGTCAGCACAAAACTGCTCCAGAACCTTGAACAATAAACAG TTGTTCGGCCGAGTAATAAAAGCCAGCATCGCTATCGATAACGGAAGAGCTGCAGAGTTCATTCGAAGACGTAATTACTTTGATAAATCCAAGTGTTATGAATGTGGG GAAACAGGGCACTTGAGTTATGCTTGTCCTAAAAATATGCTCGGAGAACGCGAACCACCCAAAAAGagagataaaaagaaaaaaaagaaaatagttgAGCCAGAGGAAGAAAT TGAAGAAGTGGAAGAAAGCGAAGACGAGGGAGAAGACCCTACTCTTGATAGCCTCAGCCAGGCCATAGCTTTTCAG CAAGCTAAAGTGGAGGAAGAGCAGCAGCACTGGAAACCTACTTCAGGAGAACCTTCAACGTCGGATGACTCTAGGCGGCCGCGGATAAAGAAAAGTGCATATTTCAGCGATGAGGAAGAACTCAGTGATTGA